The sequence GGCACCCCCACCCAGCGGCTGGTGTTTATCGACAAAGGGGTGGTGACGTTGTTTTACTGCGATCGCGCCGTCGGCCGCACCCTGGGGGCTGGCTCCACGGGCAATGGCTTTCGGCCTGGGCTGGGCAGCTACCCAACCCCCAGTCTTTACAACACTCTGGTTGAACCGGGTACGCGATCTTTAGAGGCACTAATTGCCAGCATTAATAATGGGGTGCTGGTAGACCAAATTTTGGGCGGCGACCCCGGCATTGCAGGCGATTTTTCGGTCAACATTGACTTGGGCTACCGCATTCACCGGGGCAAGTTGATAGGCCGCGTCAAAGACACCATGGTGGCAGGCAATGTCTACACTGCCCTTAAAGACAATGTAGAGCTGGGCAGCGACGGCGACTGGAATGGCTCCTGCTACACGCCTTCGGTACTGCTAGATGGGTTGTCCGTCACCAGCGGTTGATCACTTGATTAAGGTTCGTTAGGGTCGATGCCCAAACTGCGCAGCTTGTCGGCTAGCCGATTAGCCCGCTGCTGCTCAGCCTGGGCTGTTTCTTCAGGGCTGAGAATCAATGTGCCATCGGAGGTGAAAAATCTGAGTTGGTTTTCGTGAATGCCGAGGAAAAGATCTAGCTCTTCACTCCATAGCCGACCGTGGGAATCTGGGGTGATCGCAGCGTAATGGCCCCGCAGTAAGGCAAAGCCTTGAAATTCAAAGCTTTCTGGATCAAACCAAAAATATTCTGGGGTGCGAAAAACATCCTGATAAAGCTGTTTTTTCAATCCTCGGTCAACAGCAGCGGTAGATTCTGACAATAGCTCGACAATGACGTTGGGGTATTTGCCATCTTCGTCCCACACGACCCAGCTACGGCGGGGTTGTGGGTCACTGTTTAAGACCACAAAAAAGTCAGGCCCTTTGAAATCCCGCGATTTACGTTGCTTGGGGCTGTAGTAGATAGTGACGTTACCAGAGACATAGACATCTTGACGGTTCTGCCAGTGCCAGCGCAGCAGACGAATCAGCAGGTCAATTTGGTCACGGTGCAGGTCAGTTTCCAAGGGAGGCTCGTCGCTGTAGAGATTGCTTGGGGGAAACGTAACCGATTCTTCTGCATAGAGCGCTGTGGCTGGGTCTTGGGCAGGAGACATGGCTAAACGCGCTAGAAAGATAACCTTAGTTTAACCGCTGGCACTGAGGGCAGATATAGCAGCGTCGCCCGCCGATCATGATCTTGGCGATAGTATTACCGCAGCGGTGGCAAGGTTTGCCCTGGCGGCCAAAGGCCCAGTGGCGGTAGTCGCGGCGGCGGTAGCCGGTTTGCTTGAGGTGTGTGGCTAGGGCCAAATCATTGGTAATGCCGTTGTGCCGGTATGACTGCTGGGGCAGGGCTAGAGCGGCTGCGGCAAAAGCGGCAATTTGCTCAGCAGTGCAGTCTACGGGCCGCTTACTGGGGTGAATGCCCGCCACGTAGAGAATTTCGGTGCGCAGGTAGTTGCCGATGCCGCCGAGGAAGCCTTGGTCGAGCAGCAGGGTGGCAAACTGGCGGCGGTGAAAGGGAGCGCTCAGGGTGCGTTCTGCTACCTCTGCTGGGGTGAGGGCAGTATCGAGGGTGTCGGGGCCAAGTCTGGCTATATAAGGATGGGTGGGCACAGACTCAGCCGTCAGCACCTCAATGTCTGAAGCACTGTAGAGTGCGCCCACCGCTGGGGGGTATGCACCGCAAACCGCAGCTGGCGTCGGCTATGGGGGATGGCGTTGGGCTTGCAGATCACCCAAATGCCGTAGAGCTGGTTGTGGCTGTAGACCCCCAGCCCGTGGTCGAAGTAGGTGACCATAGCTTTGCCGTAGGGCTTTACCGCCGTCACCGTGCGGCCAATCAGCTCTTCCTCGTAGGGTTTGAGGTGGTCGAAGGCAAAGAACACATCAGTGGCGATGTGGCCTGCGATCGCCCGATGAAGCTTGTCAGCCGCCCGGCGAATTTCGGGACCTTCGGGCATGGGCTACTACTCGTAGCCCCAAAAGGCCATCAGCTCACGGGCGCGGGCTGCCCCTTCGGTATCGCCCTGGCGGGAATACAAAATCGCCGCCAGCTCCAGGTTTGAGAGTGCCTGGGCCTCCAGCCCCTGCCCGTGGAGCGCCAATCCTAGGTTATAGAAGGCGGCGGGGTCACTGGGTAGAGCATCGACCACTTTACGGTAGGAGAGCACTGCCTGAAGGTACTGCTCCCGTTCGAGCAGCAGTTCGCCCAACAGAGCGTGAGCGGCAACTATCTCGGGGTCGAGGCGTACCGCCCGCACCAGGTAGTCAAAGGCAGCTTCGCGATCGCCCTGCTGGTAAAGCACATAGCCCATCTGGTGCTGGGCATTGGCGTTTTGGGGCTCTACCCGCAGCGCTTCGCGCAGGTTTTTGGTCGCCTCGGGATAGTTTTCTTGCAGTATGTAGATGTTGGCCACACTGACGTGAAGATCCCCATCGTTGGGGTTAGAGCGCAGCCCCTCGTTTAAGTAGGTCAGGGCTTGGTCATAGTCCTCCTGCTGAATGTAGAGCGACCCCAGCGCCGCGTATACTTGGGCGTTGCCAGGGGCAATGCGGGACAGATTCTGGTAGGTGGTCAGCGCCCCATCGTAGTCGCTGCGCTCGATTTGAATACCGCCAATCCCTAAGTGGGCGTTGACCTCACGGGGATTGCTGCTGAGAATGCCCTCGTAGGTGGACAGCGCATCGTCAAGCTGGCCGTTTTTGTACTGGCTGTGGGCTAGACCGTAGCGAAAAGCCAGGTTGCTGCCGTCAAGGGCGATCGCGCTTTGGTAAGCATCGATCGCCTCGCCGTAGTTCTCCTGCTGCACGTAGAGGTAGCCAATACCCGAGAACAGCCGAGGGTTGCGGCTGTCAATGGCGGCTGCCTGCTGATAGGCTGCGATCGCCCCGGCATAGTCGCGGGCCGTTACCTTAGCCTGGCCCTGACGTAGCAGTTCATCTACCTGCTCTTGCTGGGCGGCGCTGAGGCCGTTACTGCTTTGCGCCAGCCACAGGGGCGGCACCGGTTCAGGAACCTGCCCAAAATCGTTTAAAGCTTGGGAAGGCGGCGCTGGAGCAGCAGCTTGAGCATTGGGAATGACTACCCCACTGCCCATGAGCCCGCACAAAATAGCGATCGCCGCGTGACTGCGTTTCACAGGAAACTCTCCTTACTGGTAAACCAAATCGTTAAGGGTCCATTCCATATATTACAACTTGCCAACCGCTGTAAAGAATGGTCACTGTCGCACCGCCAGCCTCGGGTGATCCCGTAGCATTTAAGTATCAGGGTACACCAAATAACTCAGCCCTGACCCGCTACAAGCATCGCTACAATCGCCTACATCAATATCCTTAAGCCGCGAGGTGCCAGTCATGAAAGGTCTGAATCTCTCAGTACTTGGCTACTTTTTTGATGGGTTAATGCAATATTTTGCCGAGCCTGTTAGCAGAATATTTGGCCCCGACGACGACAACTATCCCAGAACTGGGGTGCAGCCCTTTGATGGCGACGCCTACGCCGAAACGGTCGAAACCCTCTAGAAAAACATGGTTTTTTACAACTCATTTCCTACCCAAAGCCCGCTTGCTAAGGCAGTAAGCGGGCTTTAGCGTTTAGGGATTAAGCAGCTAGCTAGAATGTCCTTGCAGGAGCGTCCCCACACTAGAACTTAGTAATTAATGGGCAATAGGTGTGCAAGAAAATTGGTTTGCTGCTGGATTTAGCGGCTTACTTTTAGACGTTTGCCCCAACACCGACCCGAAACAAACTTACCGGCCTGTACCCCCATCTACCCCTTCATCAGCACCCGAAACCGTTTGTTTGCTACAACAGCCCGGCTTTTTTGTTCCGCGTTCGCTCCACTACTCTGCCAGAAACCAGGTTTCTTCTACGGGTTGCCAAAGTTTGCCGCCATAGGTACAGCAACCCGGTTTCTGGTGGTGGATGAGCGGCGGGTTACGGCGGGGCAGGGGTGGTGGGTTAGGTGCGCAGTCTAGGACCGCCTAACCCACCCTATGGATCATTAAGACCACCCTCACCCATCCACCCCCGACCCATCCACCCACCCACTCCCTTCGCCCTTAACCAACTCTTACCGAATAAAACTTCACAGCCTTGCCAGAGTATTGAATGATAGAGGTAGTGGATTTTTGCTATCCAAACTTGAGCGGTGGACTTGCTCACTATAAAAAACCTCGCTTTGCTCCACGCTTCTCTCTCACCAGCCTATAGGACGAAACACTATGACAAGCTTTCCCATTGACCTAGGCGCATACCAGCGAATTTCCCTCGATGCGTCTAACCCCACCCTCACCGACGAGCAGCGCAGTGCCCTCAAGGCCAACATTCAGCTGTGTCGGGATGCGATCGTGTTCTTCACCGCCACGGGTGCAGCGCGGGGCGTGGGCGGTCACACTGGCGGCCCCTACGACACCGTGCCCGAGGTGATGATTCTCGATGCGCTGTTTCGCGGTGCGGGCGACAAGTACGTACCGATTTTCTTTGACGAAGCGGGCCACCGGGTGGCCACCCAGTATCTGCTGTCGGTGCTCAACGGCGACATGCCCGCCGAAGACCTGATGCACTACCGCGAAGCTCACTCCAAACTGCCCGGCCACCCCGAACTGGGGCTCACCCCCGGGGTTAAATTTAGCTCTGGGCGGCTAGGTCACATGTGGCCCTACGTCAACGGTGTAGCCCTGGCCAACCCCGGCAAAGTTGCCTTCTGTCTCGGTTCCGACGGCTCCCAGCAGGAGGGCAACGACGCCGAGGCGGCCCGCTTTGCGGTTGCCAACCACGTCAACGTCAAGCTGCTGATCGACGACAACGACGTTACCATTGCCGGTCACCCCTCTAGCTACATGGGCGGCTTCAGCGTCAAGAAAACTCTTGAGGGCCACGGCCTGACCGTGCTCGAAGGCGATGGCGAAGACATCGACAGCCTCTACGCCAACATCTGCAAGGCGATCAACACCCCCGGCCCCGTGGCGGTGGTTAACAAGCGGGCCATGGCGGTCGGCATCGAGGGCATTGAGGGTAGCACCCACGGCCATGATGTGATCTCGGTGAAGGCGGCGATCGCCTACCTCACCGCCAAAGGCCACACCGCCGCCGTGGAGATCCTCGAAGGCATTACTGCCCCCAAAAATACCTACGAGTTTCGGGGTTGCAGCAAAGTTGTGGGGGCCAACCGCAACGTGTTTGGCGATGCCATGGTAGAAGTGTTGGGCAAACTGGACGAAGCCACCCGCAAAGACAGCGTGCTAGTGGTCGACAGCGACCTGGAGGGGTCCTGCGGCCTGGCCCAGATCCGCAAGGCCTACCCCGAAGTCTTTATCAGCGGCGGCATTCAAGAGCGGGGCAACCTGTCGGCGGCGGCGGGCTTTGGCATGGCCGAGGGCAAGCAGGGCGTCTTCGCTACCTTTGCAGCCTTCCTGGAGATGTGCATCTCTGAAATCACTATGGCGCGGTTGAACCGGTCTAATCTGCTGTGCCACTTCTCCCACTCCGGCATCGATGACATGGCCGACAACACCTGCCACTTCGGCGTTAACAACTTCTTTGCCGACAATGGCCTGGAGGACGGCTATGAAACCCGCCTCTACTTTCCCGCCGATCCCAACCAGATGAAAGCCTGCGTCAACAAGGTGTTCCACGACCCCGGCTTGCGCTTTATCTTCTCGACCCGCTCGAAGGTGCCGATGATCCTCGACACTGAGGGCAACGAGATGTTTGGCGGCGACTACACCTTCACCCCCTGCAAGGATGAGGTGATCCGCGAGGGCACGGCGGGCTACATCGTCACCTTTGGCGACTCGCTCTATCGCGCCCTCGATGCCGTCGAGCGGCTGAAGCAGGAGGGCATCGACGTGGGCTTGATCAACAAGTCCACCCTTAACGTGATCGATGAAGAGACCATGGCCAAGGTGGGCCAAGCTCCCTTTGTGCTGGTGACCGAGGCCTTTAACCGCAAAACTGGCCTGGGCAGCCGTTTTGGCTCTTGGCTGCTGGAACGGGGCTACACGCCCAA is a genomic window of Nodosilinea sp. FACHB-141 containing:
- a CDS encoding Uma2 family endonuclease, whose amino-acid sequence is MSPAQDPATALYAEESVTFPPSNLYSDEPPLETDLHRDQIDLLIRLLRWHWQNRQDVYVSGNVTIYYSPKQRKSRDFKGPDFFVVLNSDPQPRRSWVVWDEDGKYPNVIVELLSESTAAVDRGLKKQLYQDVFRTPEYFWFDPESFEFQGFALLRGHYAAITPDSHGRLWSEELDLFLGIHENQLRFFTSDGTLILSPEETAQAEQQRANRLADKLRSLGIDPNEP
- a CDS encoding zinc finger domain-containing protein, which produces MGALYSASDIEVLTAESVPTHPYIARLGPDTLDTALTPAEVAERTLSAPFHRRQFATLLLDQGFLGGIGNYLRTEILYVAGIHPSKRPVDCTAEQIAAFAAAALALPQQSYRHNGITNDLALATHLKQTGYRRRDYRHWAFGRQGKPCHRCGNTIAKIMIGGRRCYICPQCQRLN
- a CDS encoding DNA-formamidopyrimidine glycosylase family protein, producing MPEGPEIRRAADKLHRAIAGHIATDVFFAFDHLKPYEEELIGRTVTAVKPYGKAMVTYFDHGLGVYSHNQLYGIWVICKPNAIPHSRRQLRFAVHTPQRWAHSTVLQTLRC
- a CDS encoding tetratricopeptide repeat protein, whose protein sequence is MKRSHAAIAILCGLMGSGVVIPNAQAAAPAPPSQALNDFGQVPEPVPPLWLAQSSNGLSAAQQEQVDELLRQGQAKVTARDYAGAIAAYQQAAAIDSRNPRLFSGIGYLYVQQENYGEAIDAYQSAIALDGSNLAFRYGLAHSQYKNGQLDDALSTYEGILSSNPREVNAHLGIGGIQIERSDYDGALTTYQNLSRIAPGNAQVYAALGSLYIQQEDYDQALTYLNEGLRSNPNDGDLHVSVANIYILQENYPEATKNLREALRVEPQNANAQHQMGYVLYQQGDREAAFDYLVRAVRLDPEIVAAHALLGELLLEREQYLQAVLSYRKVVDALPSDPAAFYNLGLALHGQGLEAQALSNLELAAILYSRQGDTEGAARARELMAFWGYE
- a CDS encoding isochorismate synthase, whose protein sequence is MKGLNLSVLGYFFDGLMQYFAEPVSRIFGPDDDNYPRTGVQPFDGDAYAETVETL
- a CDS encoding transketolase C-terminal domain-containing protein, which encodes MTSFPIDLGAYQRISLDASNPTLTDEQRSALKANIQLCRDAIVFFTATGAARGVGGHTGGPYDTVPEVMILDALFRGAGDKYVPIFFDEAGHRVATQYLLSVLNGDMPAEDLMHYREAHSKLPGHPELGLTPGVKFSSGRLGHMWPYVNGVALANPGKVAFCLGSDGSQQEGNDAEAARFAVANHVNVKLLIDDNDVTIAGHPSSYMGGFSVKKTLEGHGLTVLEGDGEDIDSLYANICKAINTPGPVAVVNKRAMAVGIEGIEGSTHGHDVISVKAAIAYLTAKGHTAAVEILEGITAPKNTYEFRGCSKVVGANRNVFGDAMVEVLGKLDEATRKDSVLVVDSDLEGSCGLAQIRKAYPEVFISGGIQERGNLSAAAGFGMAEGKQGVFATFAAFLEMCISEITMARLNRSNLLCHFSHSGIDDMADNTCHFGVNNFFADNGLEDGYETRLYFPADPNQMKACVNKVFHDPGLRFIFSTRSKVPMILDTEGNEMFGGDYTFTPCKDEVIREGTAGYIVTFGDSLYRALDAVERLKQEGIDVGLINKSTLNVIDEETMAKVGQAPFVLVTEAFNRKTGLGSRFGSWLLERGYTPKFAFMGTNHEGSGGLWEQFIHQSIDPDGIMAKVKELVG